In Epinephelus moara isolate mb chromosome 20, YSFRI_EMoa_1.0, whole genome shotgun sequence, the genomic stretch aaaaaagagggtggagtACCACCaattggtccaggagctttgcctcCATGAcggccgtttccaggcatattttaggatgacttcGGGGCAGTTTGataacctgctgtctatcgttgggccgtatagctctgtgCATCCAGCAACccctaccaccagtttctcctctatTGTTTatcaactgtaaacttgttgtcgtgactaCCACAGAAGGCCCATCTCTCAactcatctgattggacaatgggaaaaaagatgacaaaaaagagATTACATGGGGCGTATTTCCGCTCTGAGGTAAagtttttttcaactcaaggagttcagcACACtctggcaaaaatgccaggcgcATAAAGCGCTGAAACATGAAGCACGTCACAATGCAAAAAAcacgagcaaaaagcttcattctcattaaaaacaactacaaaaaggcgcctccagctgctaaaacacctACTGTGTTATCAGGGCCTAATGCAGCCCTCTAGAGATATTTAATGTTAGTAATGTTATGTGATGTTTGACATCATCAACCAACCTTCTAAAGTGTCCAGTATGTCAGATTTTCTTTCATCAGTCCTGTTCAGTGGTTGGTGGCAAGACAGACTCGCAAAAGCAGCTCAGCTAGAAAAGCTCTGTGATACACTGATGTTGCAAAAAAGACACATTGAAACCAGATCAATCTGGATACAGTATGGATATGCCAAATAACAGATTTGGGTTGACAGTCAGAACAGGGCCTGTGATACAGTGACTGTTTGCAGTAGTTCTCGTCTGCAGCCTTGTGATGGCAGCATAACTCTTTCAAACTATCACTCAGACACTTCTGGACCTACTGTATTATACTGTCCCTCGTAAATTAACAACTGCTAGTGTGTTATCTGCTGTGATAAACTGCCATCTGGCTTATCAGACACTCAAAGTGTACAGCCCATTAAAGCTATGATGCTATTAATTAAATAGTATGATTGCACACTTTGTTAGGATTATTGCACTGGGAGTATGTTATCTTCACATTTGGTTTActtgagacaaacatgaaaccACCAATGTTCTctcaataaaaatataacaatcctgctgttgttttccttcactgtgtgactgtatgTGGGATCAACTTtaatttcacacacataatattaaattaaagttcCGTCAAGCTTTTCCCCCGTCTTCCTTAGCGAGGAGACAGAGGACGCTAAGAAAGCATCACAGGTGGACAGTCCCACTAAGATTTCACACCTCATACATGGATGTTAGAGACGCAGTGCAAGAATGGTGAGGACAAGAGGGTCTATTTTAGTGAGCCACTCACATGAGCGCTGGAATCTATATATCTACCCTCTTTCTGCCCTTCTCATCTCAGAAAAAGACGCCTGTGAGTATTTGTCACCTACTGTATAAGGTAAGGAgtttcattttgaaatactaCAGAACATGAAGGGATAAAACAGCAAATGAAGGCTTTGTATTCTTTACTCTTGCTAAAAAGTTAGAAAACTGATGCTGCAAATTTATGAGtattaaaaaagaaagctgCATTTCTCCtcttaaaacagcatttttgttaaaaaccAGTTATAATTTCTTACAACTGAATGTCATTTTATAAAAATCAAATTACATTATCTCATTGTCCAAAAAAGGAAACTTCTTACATGTTGGTCTGGgatgagagttttttttttcgttcAGGTTTGAGATCAGCTGGCTGATTTATAAATAACATGTCAAAGTCTGGATTTGATTtatgtcttctttttcttttctgaaaCCCATTCCGATTGCTTAGAATTTTGTGGTGTTATTTAACTGTCATGATTTGGAAATGAAGAATTTCttgataattaaataaaacattaaaataattatatcaaaaaaataaaatgaatcctGCCCTTTTTGGTCTCAACTGATAACTGTCTGGTAATTGTAAGtactttttgctttcttttagaGAGTATTTTAAAGTCAATAAGCCACTGACCTTCAGACAATGTCACAcattgtttgtgtcctgtgctatGGAACGACAACCCATGGTATATAGTAGGAGTTGCATGTAATGAATTGAGCTTTTTCAGTTCTGAGATAGATGTGTAttcttctgtaaaaaaaaaaagcaaaaagaaaataattttcttttgttttttagagaGATTAGACAGTGGGAGACACACAGACCTGcaaccatgtctgaagggtaagTACTCCTGTCTTATTCACTTTCACAGCACCTTAACTTCACATTTTATTACAAGAAATAGTCAAATGTAACAAATTgcatcttttctctttctcttcttgaaatttaaaaattacCTCCCGAACTGGATAGGACTGCGGTGAGTTGATTCTATTGTCAGAGACAGAATAAATGTCCTAAATATACAGTAATTTGAGTCAGTTGTGGGACTAAAAACGGCATTTGTGTTAGATTATGAGAATTATTCATTCTTCGCTCCAAACCAAATATGCATAAGTGCCATGATTGTACATGGAATTGATTGTAGGGCTGGGAAATAAATTGATATTATATTAATACTCTGATACCAGACTAGATATCTTCCTAGATTTTGGATGATGTAATATCACaattgttgtcttttcctggtgaTGTAATTTCTAaatttaccagactgttctggctgcttttacccacttagtcattatattcgcattactgatgattattcatCAAAATCTCATCGTCAACCCTGTCATCACAATATCGATATCGAGGTATTTGATCAAAAATGGCGTGATACTTAATTTTTTCCTTATCGCCCAGCCCGTTATTGATCAATTTGACACTTGCAAGAAATATAATCCAAAGAAAAGGTaaatataaagttaaaatataaaGGATAAAGTCAAATTATCTTACCTTAATCAACTTGTGccgtcatttttgtttttggaatcATACCATGACTAATGTGCAatacacaacagaaaaatgaacactagGAAATTTACTATGTTCTGTTGGATATTTGACATGTTTTACCAGAAGTCTGacacatatattgttttcttttacagAAACCAAAGCCAAAAATCTCGGCATCTCGCAGGCTGTTCTTGAAGGTATTTtatgtgtaactgtgtgttaGACTTGGATGATAATGCTGTACAAATCTTTACAAACTTTAAGTACTGTAAACCATACATTGTCTGATTGACTGAGGTGTAAttctgttcatgtgtgtgcaCCAGACCAAACTGCTAAAGAAGGCCATGACCATGCTGGACCAAGAAAAGCAAGTCAGAAAAGACGAACGAGCGCGAACCCTCGCTGAGAGATGCCCAGAACTCCAAATGTCAGGCCTGTCTTTGCAGGATCTACAGGTACATTTATCACTCAAGCATTTCATTGCACGTAAAGAGTATTTGTTTTGGTATTGGCTCAAAAGAAAGTCAACATTCAATCACATAACTGTCTTGACACTTCATGCAAATCACTTTTCCCCACCAACTCCTAGTGGTATCAAGCCACAAGCTATTACTTTTGGTCTTGAGGTTTTGAGATATCTGAGACTTCTAAAGACAATGAGGGTGAATGTGATTTAGTTTTTGGTTCTGAAAGCACTGAAAAATTACCTctgaaaacctcaacagcaTATGCCTCCTGCCAAGAACAATGTCTTTGTTATTctgaataatccacagacctcaaaGTCCACAGTTTTAATAGGAACCACCAGAAATTACTTCCAATGAAAACCACCCAAAGCAAAGTCATCAAATGCTGCATGTGTTTAATGAAATGTGCAAATCTatcaaatcaaaacacattGCCCAATTCTTCTCCAGTGCACTACGCTTGATTCAAACATTTTGGACTATATTGCCTTCAAAAGGGTGGTACCCAGGAAACTTTTGGTGGGTAAAGCATGGTATACTGAGGAAGGGTTTTGTGACGTGTTTTAATTTTGATTCTATTAACAAATCACTGCCCATGCTGCACTGTCTCTTTGCATTGTTCCTTACTGTGTCAGTATCTCCATGAAGTCATACAGACCAGTTACGCTCCAACAAATTCTGGCAATCGGTACTTAAACAAGTTTAATATACTAAATGTTTCCATTCAGACTCTTTGCAAGGAGCTTCACCAGAAAATCGATGTGGTAGATGAAGAGCGATATGACATTGATTCGAAAGTGATGAAAAATACCAGGGAGGTAAGTCATATTTGTAAATAATCCCATTGGTTTATAtctttttttacacaaattCCAGGGGTTCAGGGTGTATATAAAGAATATTCATTGGGTACTGGAACATTTTAAGGTAATGCTGAGAGTggtttggtgttgttttgtgtggGCAAAAGATACAGGACCTGTCTCAGAAGATCTTTGAGTTGAAGGGCAAGATGAAGAGACCGGCTCTGAAGAGGGTGAGGGTGTCTGCTGACGCCATGTTGGGAGCTCTGCTGGGCGCTAAGGTCAAAGAGTCTGTCGACTTCAAGGCTAACCTCAAGACTgtgaagaaagaggaggagaaggtgaGGGCTGCTGGCCTTAAACACAGTTTGTATTGGCTTTAACTAATACATCATGTAATGTGGTGTcacttcaattcaattcacTTAATTCACTGAGGTTAGTCCACCCAGTGTAAGTGCTGCTATTTCCTGGAAGTCCTGTGtacataaaacacacagcacacaaaaacaggaaggaTGTAAATCAACATATTTGATGAAGTTGACGTGCTTGCATGATTCATGTGCTATTTGAGTTGTACCCTCATGGCTATTGTCAGCCACTTTGGATAAAAGCATAACATAATGTAACTCTGGGTACCAAACTTTTGACAAAAAATTGAAATTTGCTGACCTCATAACGGCCTGAATCCAGGATATTAACACAGATGATAAAGCTAAAGAtagaaaatgaaacaatgatGTGAAACCTGACACACTAAAATGCATTTAAAGGAACTAGAAAGTAGACTAAAACAACCTGAGAAGGGTTTCATTTGTTCCAAAAATGCGGTGGAAGTAAGAATGCAATTATACAGTATCTGAGGGTGCGATGTTTAGTGCTGGGATTTCATTCTCCAAACATCCTGGTGTGTTCAAATCTAACTGAGCTAATTCAAAACCATCATCTTCTCACCCCacagaaagaggaagtgacCGACTGGCGTAAGAACGTGGATGCCATGTCTGGTATGGAGGGCAGAAAGAAGCTGTTTGATGCTGGGCAGTAGATTTCATGGTGAATTTCTTTTGTGGAGATGTTTTGCTGCTCTGCAACAggtggaaacactgaatcatgTGACTGCTGTTCACTTTATAAAGACAGTGAATGAAGTGAAGATCAGGGTAATTAATACATTTTGGCACAGTTCCAAGTGTCTGTATTAAGTGGCAGGTGTTTAACTTTGCATTAATTTATATAATACATATAGTTTTTTACATAATGTATGATGTATTATGAAaaacatatgtatatattacaGCACTGTATTGCTGTTGTAGTTCCTGGCATGCATATGATTCATAAACACAGCACCACTTCTGGCTGTCCAGGTCACTTGTAGTATTGTTACTGGCTTGCTTTTTGACCTCTGCTATATGCAATAATAATAGataacaacataaaacaacatttctgtgtattcttgtgttttttaagaCAAGAAAGTGGCTGTTGGATCAAATGAATACACATTCAAAGGGCAGCTGATATTGGCAATCAAGTGTTCATGGAGTCACATAAACTGAGGATCGGTGAAAATGAATGTGGCAATAAATTTTAGACATTATGTCGAGGGGAGACGGTTTAATGAATAAAAAGGAAATGGTATTGCTCAAAAAAGAATGGTTCACTGTGtgttaaaacagaaatgttggggcgtcggtggcttagtggtagagcaggcgccccatgtataaggctgttgccgcagcagcccgggttcaaatccagcctgtggccctttgctgcatgtcatcccctctctctctccccccttcacacctacctgtcctgtccattaaaggcaaaatggcccaaaaaatatgtataaaaaaaaaaaaaaaaccagaaaTGTTGTAGTTCTTCTTACAGCACTGTTTAGGTATTTGTATACTTG encodes the following:
- the LOC126407935 gene encoding troponin I, slow skeletal muscle-like produces the protein MTMLDQEKQVRKDERARTLAERCPELQMSGLSLQDLQTLCKELHQKIDVVDEERYDIDSKVMKNTREIQDLSQKIFELKGKMKRPALKRVRVSADAMLGALLGAKVKESVDFKANLKTVKKEEEKKEEVTDWRKNVDAMSGMEGRKKLFDAGQ